The genomic segment TATTTCATCTCTAAAAGTTGAGAATCCATtcttaaaagtttataaatcaGCTTTATCTCTCCTTAACCCGTGTCCTTCTCAATCATTCCATTTCTCAGGTTACCGTGTGTGGCCTATACAAATCTAATAATAACTTATGGATTCAGGTAGACGTGAAGTTTTTGATGGTACTATTGAGAATATGCACTTGCACTGGAAGTACCGGGAACTGGTCAAGATAATTTTAAAGGCTAAAAGCTTTGAACATGTAAAGAAAATTGCTCTAGCACTTGAAGCAGAGAGTGGAGGTGTTCTGGTCTCAGTTGACAAAATTTCAAAAGGATACGCTATAATTGTTTTTCGGGGTAAGGATTATCAGCGTCCTTCAACGTTGAGACCCAAAAATCTTTTGACAAAAAGAAAGGCTTTGGCACGTTCAATTGAGCTCCAACGACATGAGGTACATATACAAACTCATActttataatatcatttttcatttaGATCTGGAGATAAACATTTGCAGCAGACAGTTATACGTTTCACTGTACCTCAAACAACAATTTGCAGCAATATCAGCCCACACGGCCACTGGATTATGGAGACCAAAATAATGGATATTCTATTTTTAACTTCAAtagtagtaaaataaaataaggttttAATGTCAGTCTAGTTGGTTTATCCGTCTCTCCCTCCATGCAGACCTGTATGCACATTCATACTTGTTGAGCCAAATGATGAATTAACTCTTTCTGTTGACATACAGGCGATCATGAAACATATTACTACTATTCAAGCTAAAGTGCGGAAGCTAAGATCCGAAATAGTATGTTTTACTGATCTTAACATTTTTAGTATTTCTTTGCAAGCCAAGTCGTATGTTTAATGGAACACCGGTTTCCTGATGTTATTTGGCTTGAATCACTTACCATATGGCTTAAATCACTTTTATAGGAACAAATGGAGAGGGTAAAGGATGAAGGAGATGAATCCTTGTATGACGAATTGGATTCTGCCTATGCTACTGATGATGATAATTCTGAGGTTACTCTCTGTCATAATAACTCCCACAAAAAAACTTAGGATACTGTTTTTCATTATGTTGCGGTGTGTTGATTCTTTAATGTGTAGGTGGAGGATGGTGAGGACGAAGATGAGGCTTATCTCGAGACCTATAATAGCGAAAATGGCAGTGAAATTCAAAGTGAAGTTGAAAATGATAACATGTATTCTCCAATATGAGGAATTTGCCTCACGAAATTGAGGTCAAGGATCATGCGATCTGAGGGGACTCCTATCACTTCTGTATTACAGCTTCAGATCGAACCACCGAGAAGAACATGCTAGATTCAATGATATTGTTATAGGGCACACAATTAGATACGGTCCTGAATCTAATAAGAAGCATTGAAGTTTCCTTGAGATGTATGTATATACATTTGTTTGTAATGATATTCTCTGGAATTGAATTAATTCCACGGGTCTGTTAATACATGGCGGATGACTTGGAACACGGTTATCTCAGGGAATATCTGCTCACTTAGAATTTCGTTTCATGGAGTTTATAACTTGCATcggataatttatttttagattttagcACGAAAACGGCGCAGTAATCTTCTTTATCTTGATAAATCTATAGTATTAATAGAAATAAAgctaaacttcaaaacataaaagTGATAGTTTAGCATTGTTCCACTGTATCATGCAACAATTTGGTTAAAATATTTAGGatgatttttctattttcttaatCGATTCCCTCAATTCTTTTTGAACATCTGCCCTTGAAGGTGACAGAATAATATCACCCCACACCGAACCAGGTTTCGTTATGAGATTGGGTTCTTTATGAAGTTCGAGGATGGAGTCAGCTTCAGGATTCAAATTGCGTAATATTTCCAAGCATTTGAATTCTTCAGGATCTACAAGTAGATTGTGATCACCATCCTTCCACCCTATAAGCTGTAATGTATtacaaaaaagttattttcatgACATTTTAATATTGACactaaaatcaaagtttagCCATGTGTAAGATTGTTGAAATTAACCTTTGGTGGACCACCAACAACATTTGTGGAATAGAGTCTGGCATTATCAACCAGATTGCAGTATTTTGGAAATGCATTAGCAAATCTTTTGTGAGATTTTAATTGGGAATTCACTCTTACTGCCCTTCCTGTCATAATTGCTCTCCTGTAAATTCCAATGTGAAATGTTAACGGTCAAGTCACAAAACCAATTACCTAACTAGTCATTTGGTAGAACTAATATTATACCTAATGGCTCTGACAACAGCAAGATAGCCATCACAAACCACGCCAACTAGCTCAATTCTGTAAGGCTTCCGTGTGCGTGGTTCTCCATTAGACACTTCCTTTGTTTGATCTTCTTCTGTGTCACCTACTTGCTCCCAGTAATTTTCAGTGATTGTTCCATCTTCATCTACTTTATATCCTACTCCCATTCTGTATCTGTACTTATGAACATTTCTTGCCATGGCAATAGTCTGTTCTACAAATGGCTCCCATGATAAGGTACCATCCATTATTACATCCCTACCTTCGTTAAGAGCTGTCACCAACAGCGATGACGCAGCATCAGTGGAAGATTGATGCACCTATATagaatttgataaatataaactatcatcagttaaaaataattaataaggaTGTAACTTGAACCATTCGTCATGTCTAAtttataaaggaaaactttATGTAAATATGTAAATGTGGAGGTTCTTTATCATCTATTTGTAACATTTGTAACATGTGGCACACATAATAAAGACAAACTTAGAGGAAAAGTGATAAAAACAACATGAGAGTGCTTAAACAGATACCAATTCAGCAGTTTGGAGCATGTCACCATGATGACCTCTAGAGCTAAGGGCCCTATATATGACGTCACTCTCCTTAAATGCATCTGCCTCAACCACCACAGCATTTGTAGCCGCCCCAGACCAAAATGGCCTGCCAAAGTCATTTGATATGTATaaataattcttattattttgaattgagaCAAA from the Vigna angularis cultivar LongXiaoDou No.4 chromosome 3, ASM1680809v1, whole genome shotgun sequence genome contains:
- the LOC108326045 gene encoding calmodulin calcium-dependent NAD kinase-like — protein: MEQDCSIGKVMKLSHVLVVSAGLIAAVTAAAFSHWSTVIGDQKNKKNKKVVPLLQRTESGRLGEIEKFSHYFARQMGFEDATKVPELCILAQEYLRKSKECDENIYEYISNATEDNTDSLYMKLVDEFERCILSYLAFHWNQATSLVSMALSVESQHKKKLKEILLAATRKQRFARVSKNLQVTRVFSTLVEEMKAINGDLQYSDVMVPMALSERSPVLLFMGGGMGAGKSTVLKDILKEPFWSGAATNAVVVEADAFKESDVIYRALSSRGHHGDMLQTAELVHQSSTDAASSLLVTALNEGRDVIMDGTLSWEPFVEQTIAMARNVHKYRYRMGVGYKVDEDGTITENYWEQVGDTEEDQTKEVSNGEPRTRKPYRIELVGVVCDGYLAVVRAIRRAIMTGRAVRVNSQLKSHKRFANAFPKYCNLVDNARLYSTNVVGGPPKLIGWKDGDHNLLVDPEEFKCLEILRNLNPEADSILELHKEPNLITKPGSVWGDIILSPSRADVQKELRESIKKIEKSS